One segment of Mycobacterium spongiae DNA contains the following:
- a CDS encoding TIGR03667 family PPOX class F420-dependent oxidoreductase — MSVELTQEVSSRLTSDHYGWLTTVARSGRPVPRLVWFYFDGTNLSVYSMPKAAKIAHINSHPEVSLNLDSDGNGGGIVVVGGTAAVAATDVDCRDDEPYWAKYRDDAAAFGLTEAIAAYSTLLKITPSRVWTTPTG; from the coding sequence ATGAGCGTCGAACTGACACAAGAGGTCTCTAGCAGGCTCACCTCAGATCACTATGGGTGGCTGACCACCGTCGCCAGATCGGGCCGGCCCGTTCCGCGGCTGGTTTGGTTCTACTTCGACGGGACCAATCTGAGCGTGTACTCCATGCCGAAGGCGGCCAAGATTGCCCATATCAACTCCCATCCCGAGGTCAGCCTGAACCTGGACTCGGACGGCAACGGCGGCGGGATCGTCGTGGTGGGTGGGACTGCTGCCGTAGCCGCCACCGATGTCGACTGCCGCGACGACGAACCGTACTGGGCCAAGTATCGCGACGACGCCGCGGCATTCGGTCTGACCGAGGCGATCGCGGCATACAGCACACTGCTGAAAATCACTCCTAGCCGGGTGTGGACGACGCCCACCGGCTAG
- a CDS encoding nitroreductase family protein — MALNLSVDEVLTTTRSVRKRLDLDKPVPRAVLMECLELALQAPTGSNAQGWQWVFVEDAEKRKAIADIYLTNARGYLSMPAPEYPEGDTRGDRMGPVRDSATYLAEHMHEVPVLMIPCLQGRADEAPLFSASFWASLFPAVWSFCLALRSRGLGSCWTTLHLLGEGERQAAEVVGIPYDQYSQGGSFPIAYTKGTDFRPAKRLPAESLTHWNSW; from the coding sequence ATGGCCCTCAACTTGTCCGTCGATGAAGTCCTCACCACTACCCGCTCGGTCCGCAAACGCCTCGACCTCGACAAGCCGGTGCCGCGCGCCGTGCTGATGGAATGTCTTGAATTGGCGTTACAAGCGCCCACCGGTTCCAACGCACAGGGCTGGCAGTGGGTGTTCGTCGAGGATGCCGAAAAGCGGAAGGCCATTGCCGATATCTACCTGACCAACGCCCGGGGCTACCTCAGCATGCCCGCACCGGAGTACCCCGAGGGCGACACCCGCGGTGATCGGATGGGCCCAGTCCGTGATTCCGCGACCTATCTTGCCGAGCACATGCACGAGGTGCCGGTCCTGATGATCCCCTGCCTGCAGGGCCGCGCCGACGAAGCGCCGCTGTTCAGCGCGTCGTTCTGGGCTTCGTTGTTTCCGGCGGTGTGGAGTTTCTGTCTGGCGCTGCGTTCCCGGGGACTGGGCTCTTGCTGGACGACGCTGCACCTGCTTGGCGAAGGCGAGCGACAAGCGGCCGAGGTGGTCGGCATTCCCTACGACCAATACAGCCAGGGCGGGTCGTTTCCGATCGCCTACACCAAAGGCACCGATTTTCGGCCGGCGAAGCGGCTGCCCGCCGAATCCCTGACGCATTGGAATAGCTGGTAA
- a CDS encoding tRNA (cytidine(34)-2'-O)-methyltransferase yields the protein MFKLLFVSPRIAPNTGNAIRTAAATGCELHLVEPLGFDLSEPKLRRAGLDYHDLASVTVHASLQSAWDLLSPAHVFAFSAKATTAFTEIEYRAGDVLMFGPEPTGLDAATLADSHITEQVRIPMLAGRRSLNLSNAAAVAAYEAWRQHGYAGAI from the coding sequence GTGTTCAAACTGCTGTTCGTTTCCCCACGCATCGCCCCCAACACTGGCAACGCCATCCGGACCGCCGCGGCGACCGGCTGCGAGCTGCACCTGGTAGAGCCGCTGGGTTTCGATCTGTCCGAACCCAAGCTCCGGCGAGCCGGACTCGACTATCACGACCTGGCGTCAGTCACCGTTCATGCGTCGCTGCAGTCCGCGTGGGATCTGCTGTCGCCGGCGCACGTATTCGCGTTCAGCGCGAAGGCCACCACGGCGTTCACCGAGATCGAGTACCGGGCCGGCGATGTGCTGATGTTCGGGCCGGAACCCACCGGACTGGACGCGGCGACCTTGGCCGACTCCCACATCACCGAGCAGGTGCGCATTCCCATGCTCGCGGGTCGGCGGTCGCTGAACTTGTCCAATGCCGCGGCGGTAGCCGCCTACGAAGCCTGGCGACAGCACGGCTATGCCGGGGCGATCTAG
- a CDS encoding FAD-dependent monooxygenase yields the protein MRCPAQSIDIVIIGAGPAGISTALHLLRRNPEWAERMIIVEKAVHPRHKLCGGAVTKLGTRTLQSLGLPTPPPIPHAIVRDAHLKYRQLTIHVRRDPMLWVAHRDEFDHWLVNVAKEHGIVICENQLVENIVFEKGIAFVKTREVTYRTKVVVGADGSRGISRRVLYSPTEARGRVARVLEVVGPTSLSTPTFDGLSALFDFTDVSQDLQGYAWDFPSFVQGQAHFNRGIYDARAARQRPKGQLPKLLEKFLREHHTNPDSVGIQGHPIHWFSPRNRLAIPGMLVVGDSAGAEPLFGEGIGPALAGGAIAANAIQAAFERNDFRFRGYRWQLLSSRLGAYLMWRWYVAWWSYRLSGHPWFMRTLWVIAAIINRTARGK from the coding sequence GTGAGATGTCCGGCCCAATCAATTGATATTGTTATTATCGGCGCAGGCCCTGCGGGAATTTCTACAGCCTTGCACCTTCTTCGGCGGAATCCAGAGTGGGCTGAGCGCATGATTATCGTTGAAAAGGCCGTTCACCCACGTCATAAATTATGCGGAGGTGCCGTGACCAAACTGGGGACAAGAACTTTACAATCCCTGGGACTTCCGACGCCACCGCCGATACCGCATGCAATCGTTCGTGACGCGCATTTAAAGTACCGACAGCTTACTATTCACGTGCGTCGCGATCCTATGCTTTGGGTTGCGCATCGCGACGAATTTGACCATTGGTTGGTAAATGTTGCCAAAGAGCACGGTATAGTCATTTGTGAGAATCAGCTTGTTGAAAATATCGTATTTGAAAAGGGAATTGCCTTTGTGAAAACGCGCGAGGTGACCTACCGAACAAAGGTGGTTGTTGGCGCGGATGGTTCGCGAGGAATCTCACGGCGAGTCTTGTATTCGCCGACCGAAGCGCGTGGACGAGTCGCACGAGTCTTGGAGGTTGTTGGGCCGACATCGTTGTCAACACCGACTTTTGACGGGCTGTCAGCCCTATTTGATTTTACGGACGTGAGTCAAGACCTGCAGGGGTATGCTTGGGACTTCCCCTCCTTTGTGCAGGGGCAGGCGCACTTTAATCGCGGTATATATGATGCACGCGCGGCGCGCCAGCGTCCGAAAGGGCAATTGCCGAAGCTATTGGAGAAGTTTCTTCGTGAGCATCATACGAATCCCGATAGTGTAGGCATACAAGGTCATCCCATTCACTGGTTCAGTCCACGCAATCGGCTGGCCATTCCCGGAATGCTCGTGGTTGGCGATTCGGCAGGTGCGGAGCCTCTGTTCGGCGAGGGCATTGGGCCAGCTTTGGCCGGCGGCGCCATCGCTGCAAACGCCATTCAAGCTGCCTTTGAACGGAATGACTTCCGCTTCCGGGGGTATCGTTGGCAACTCTTATCGTCCAGGCTGGGCGCTTACCTGATGTGGCGTTGGTATGTGGCGTGGTGGAGCTATCGATTGAGTGGACACCCCTGGTTTATGCGCACACTGTGGGTGATTGCGGCGATCATAAATCGCACAGCACGAGGGAAATAG
- a CDS encoding ATP-binding protein, protein MTMFSRPTTPVGAVVPGMPASPVVSAPDVAPSKRPPSWSLRNWPVGWKVVAIALVPLVLAATLGGLRVHGAIANASGLRLAAARADVIGAITKYMSSLDVALLASSTGHDVEGSKKNFAARKYELQTQLANTDVIPDVRSAANTLLNGGQTLLDQVLADSISLPDRVTTYAPILLTAQNAINASVRVDSERIRTQVEGLSRAVGARGQMTLQKILVTRGAEVPEPQLRTSMITLAGTEPSTLFGLSEVLGAGSPDAKTLQEQMVRRMAIMADPASALVGNPELLQSIQVTQGIAEQVINDAVASVMNSVHGEATARRDAAIRDAVLVTSAIAIALVIVLLVARALVGPLRMLRDGALKVAHADLEDGIARVRAGAEPLPEPLAVHTTEEIGQVAHAVDQLHAQALLLAGDEARLRLLVNDMFETMARRSRSLVDQQLSVIDELERNEEDSDRLDGLFRLDHLAARLRRNSANLLVLAGAQITRDHHEPVPLSTVIQAAVSEVEDYSRVDIAVLPDCEVGGAASGGVIHLLAELIDNALRYSPPTTTVQVSAARGSEGGVLLRVADAGLGMTDGDRRMANMRLQAGGEFTGDLSPDRARHMGLFVVGRLAGRHGIRVGLRGPAAGETGTGTTAEVYLPPAVLGGAVVATASGPHARVLMVSPPPAKADQAAGPPQAPAAADPAGPPVTVLPRRNPGSSGVTDVPVGQVEQQQPEPRRELPTPWWENGFEREPAPTATQVPAPSLQQSPATSVSDTAAPSGPADDDVIYQRMLSEMVGDPHELANSADLDWQSVWDHGWSAAAEAEDKPVGAHTHQGLPVRAPGARLVPGAAQPDQKDQGGPDGEQQRPSPQGRDPEAIRAAISSHFGGVHAGRSAARESSQETDQQ, encoded by the coding sequence GTGACCATGTTCAGCCGGCCGACCACCCCGGTTGGGGCGGTTGTACCGGGTATGCCGGCAAGTCCCGTCGTCTCCGCTCCTGACGTGGCTCCCTCCAAACGTCCGCCGTCCTGGTCGTTGCGCAATTGGCCGGTTGGATGGAAGGTCGTTGCGATTGCGCTGGTTCCGCTTGTGCTGGCGGCGACCTTGGGTGGGTTGCGTGTTCACGGCGCGATTGCGAACGCCAGCGGACTGCGGCTGGCAGCCGCCCGCGCCGACGTCATCGGTGCGATCACCAAGTACATGTCGTCACTGGACGTTGCCCTGTTGGCGAGTTCCACCGGGCATGACGTCGAGGGGTCAAAGAAAAACTTCGCGGCCCGCAAGTACGAACTGCAGACACAATTGGCCAATACCGACGTGATCCCCGACGTCCGGTCGGCGGCAAACACGCTCTTGAACGGCGGTCAGACGCTCTTGGACCAGGTGCTGGCCGACAGCATCAGTTTGCCGGACCGGGTAACGACCTATGCACCGATCCTGTTGACCGCCCAGAATGCGATCAACGCCTCCGTGCGCGTCGACAGTGAGCGCATCCGGACCCAGGTAGAGGGCTTGAGCCGCGCCGTCGGAGCCCGCGGGCAGATGACGCTGCAGAAGATCCTGGTGACGCGGGGAGCAGAGGTTCCGGAGCCGCAATTGCGCACCTCGATGATCACCTTGGCCGGTACGGAACCCTCGACGCTGTTCGGCCTGAGCGAGGTGCTCGGGGCGGGCTCGCCAGACGCCAAGACATTGCAGGAGCAAATGGTGCGCCGCATGGCGATCATGGCCGATCCGGCCAGCGCGCTCGTCGGTAACCCGGAGTTGCTGCAGTCGATACAAGTCACCCAGGGCATTGCCGAGCAGGTCATCAACGACGCGGTGGCGTCGGTGATGAACTCGGTGCACGGCGAGGCCACCGCTCGGCGCGACGCCGCCATCCGCGACGCGGTGCTGGTCACCAGCGCCATCGCGATCGCGCTGGTGATCGTGTTGTTGGTGGCGCGCGCGTTGGTCGGGCCGTTGCGCATGCTGCGCGATGGCGCGCTGAAGGTCGCGCACGCCGATCTTGAGGACGGGATCGCCCGCGTCCGCGCCGGCGCCGAGCCACTCCCCGAGCCGCTTGCCGTGCATACCACGGAGGAAATCGGCCAGGTCGCGCATGCGGTCGACCAACTGCACGCCCAGGCCCTACTCCTGGCCGGTGATGAGGCCCGATTGCGGCTGCTGGTCAACGACATGTTCGAAACGATGGCCCGGCGCAGCCGTTCGCTGGTCGACCAGCAACTATCGGTGATCGACGAGCTGGAACGCAACGAGGAGGACTCCGATCGGCTCGACGGCCTGTTCCGGTTGGATCACTTGGCCGCCCGGCTGCGCCGCAACAGTGCCAACCTTCTAGTGCTGGCCGGCGCGCAGATAACGCGCGACCACCACGAGCCGGTGCCGCTGTCGACCGTCATCCAGGCCGCTGTGTCGGAGGTGGAGGACTATAGCCGTGTCGACATTGCGGTGCTGCCCGACTGCGAGGTGGGCGGTGCGGCGTCGGGCGGCGTCATACATCTGCTTGCCGAGTTGATCGACAATGCGCTGCGCTACTCGCCGCCGACCACCACGGTTCAGGTTTCGGCGGCCCGCGGCAGCGAAGGGGGCGTGCTCCTGCGGGTTGCCGACGCCGGCTTGGGCATGACCGACGGGGATCGGCGCATGGCCAACATGCGGCTGCAGGCCGGCGGTGAATTCACCGGAGACCTCAGTCCTGATCGCGCTCGGCACATGGGCCTTTTTGTGGTCGGCCGCCTGGCCGGTCGGCACGGTATTCGGGTGGGACTGCGGGGCCCGGCAGCGGGCGAAACGGGCACCGGCACAACCGCCGAGGTGTACTTGCCGCCGGCCGTACTCGGGGGTGCGGTCGTAGCCACCGCGTCGGGGCCGCACGCACGAGTATTGATGGTTTCGCCGCCGCCCGCGAAGGCCGACCAAGCGGCCGGCCCGCCGCAGGCTCCCGCTGCAGCGGATCCTGCGGGGCCGCCGGTCACCGTGTTGCCCCGCCGCAATCCTGGGTCCAGCGGCGTTACCGATGTTCCCGTCGGGCAGGTCGAGCAGCAGCAGCCAGAACCCCGTCGCGAGCTACCAACACCCTGGTGGGAGAACGGGTTCGAGCGAGAGCCAGCACCAACAGCGACCCAGGTTCCGGCGCCATCCCTACAGCAGTCCCCAGCCACATCGGTATCGGACACCGCGGCGCCATCGGGACCGGCCGATGACGACGTCATCTACCAGCGGATGCTCTCGGAGATGGTGGGCGATCCCCACGAATTGGCCAACAGCGCCGATCTGGATTGGCAATCGGTGTGGGACCACGGTTGGTCGGCGGCCGCGGAGGCCGAGGACAAGCCGGTCGGGGCGCACACCCACCAGGGACTGCCGGTGCGGGCACCGGGTGCCCGGCTGGTGCCCGGTGCCGCCCAGCCCGACCAGAAGGACCAGGGCGGCCCCGACGGGGAACAGCAGCGCCCGTCCCCGCAAGGGCGCGACCCCGAAGCGATTCGTGCCGCGATCAGCAGCCATTTCGGGGGCGTGCACGCTGGACGGTCGGCTGCCCGCGAATCGAGTCAGGAAACCGATCAGCAATGA
- a CDS encoding serine protease inhibitor, translating into MNARPPQSPLDWLVSKFAREVAGVTHALLVSVDGLTVAASEHLPRERADQLAAVASGLASLATGASQLFEGGQVLQSVVEMQNGFLLLMRVGDGSHLATLAVAGCDIGQIGYEMAILVERVGAVVQSARRPEPGFVRR; encoded by the coding sequence ATGAACGCCCGTCCGCCCCAAAGCCCACTGGATTGGCTCGTGTCGAAGTTCGCCCGCGAGGTCGCTGGGGTAACGCATGCATTGCTGGTGTCGGTTGACGGCTTGACGGTCGCTGCCAGCGAACACCTGCCGCGAGAACGAGCAGACCAATTGGCCGCCGTCGCTTCGGGCCTTGCCAGCCTCGCTACCGGTGCCTCGCAGTTGTTCGAGGGTGGCCAAGTGTTGCAGTCGGTGGTCGAGATGCAGAACGGTTTCTTGCTCTTGATGCGTGTCGGCGACGGCTCGCATCTGGCGACGTTGGCGGTTGCCGGATGCGACATCGGCCAGATCGGCTACGAGATGGCCATTCTTGTCGAACGGGTGGGCGCCGTCGTGCAGTCGGCGCGGCGCCCCGAGCCGGGCTTCGTCCGCCGTTGA
- a CDS encoding DUF742 domain-containing protein → MDSREPAPASPKTRLVRPYTWTAGRTDTTVELPLEAPVQVLQAGLDHRWPSNDMRAAIIELCARNPENPRNPSVAEISARLDLPVGVARVLVGDLVTSGYLRVHGTLTDRSTRDERQELIGRTLRGLQAL, encoded by the coding sequence ATGGACAGCCGCGAGCCCGCGCCAGCATCACCTAAGACCAGATTGGTCCGCCCCTACACGTGGACGGCCGGGCGCACCGACACCACTGTCGAGCTTCCGTTGGAAGCACCGGTGCAAGTGTTGCAGGCCGGGCTGGATCACCGATGGCCGTCGAACGACATGCGTGCCGCGATCATCGAGTTGTGCGCCCGGAATCCCGAGAATCCCCGCAATCCCTCGGTCGCGGAAATCTCGGCCCGGTTGGATTTGCCGGTCGGTGTCGCGCGCGTCTTGGTCGGCGATCTGGTTACGTCCGGCTACCTTCGGGTGCACGGGACCTTAACCGACCGATCGACCCGCGATGAGCGCCAAGAACTCATAGGGAGGACCCTGCGTGGCCTTCAAGCACTCTGA
- a CDS encoding GTP-binding protein — protein MAFKHSEAHSTVPGPASTKIIVAGGFGAGKTTFVGAVSEIMPLRTEAMVTDASVGVDMLEATPHKGTTTVAMDFGRITLGQDLVLYLFGTPGQRRFWFMWDDLVRGAIGAIILVDCRRLQDSFAAVDFFEHRNLPFVVAVNQFDGARRYPVGEVREALALPAHIPVINVDARNRRSVTDALIAVSQYALTAIATSPGG, from the coding sequence GTGGCCTTCAAGCACTCTGAGGCGCACTCCACGGTGCCGGGTCCCGCATCGACGAAGATCATCGTCGCCGGCGGGTTCGGTGCCGGCAAGACCACCTTCGTCGGCGCGGTCTCGGAGATCATGCCACTACGCACCGAGGCGATGGTGACCGATGCCTCGGTGGGTGTCGACATGCTCGAAGCCACCCCGCATAAGGGGACCACCACGGTCGCAATGGACTTCGGTCGCATCACCCTGGGCCAGGATCTGGTGCTCTACCTGTTCGGCACTCCCGGCCAGCGTCGTTTCTGGTTCATGTGGGACGACCTGGTCCGCGGCGCGATCGGCGCGATCATTCTGGTCGATTGCCGGCGGCTGCAAGACAGCTTTGCCGCGGTCGATTTCTTCGAGCACCGCAACCTACCTTTCGTGGTCGCGGTCAACCAGTTCGACGGCGCGCGGCGATACCCGGTTGGCGAGGTGCGCGAGGCGCTGGCCCTGCCGGCGCACATTCCGGTGATCAACGTCGATGCCCGCAATCGCAGGTCGGTGACGGATGCGCTGATTGCGGTCAGCCAATACGCGCTGACCGCAATCGCCACATCTCCGGGTGGCTGA
- a CDS encoding pentapeptide repeat-containing protein has translation MQHWTDCEVVGQDFRDEDLGRLHTERAVFSECDFSGANLAESRHRGSAFRNCRFLRTTLWHSSFQQCSLLGSVFVECRLRPLEFDEVDFTLAVLGGNDLRGVDLSGCRLRETSLVEADLRKCSLRGADLTGARTIGTRLDDADLRGASLDPTLWQTASLAGARIDVPQALAFALAHGLRLDA, from the coding sequence TTGCAACATTGGACCGATTGCGAAGTGGTCGGCCAGGACTTTCGCGACGAGGACCTCGGCCGGCTGCACACCGAAAGAGCAGTATTCAGCGAATGCGATTTCAGCGGCGCCAACCTAGCCGAGTCGCGGCACCGCGGATCGGCGTTCCGCAACTGCAGATTTCTACGAACAACACTGTGGCACAGCTCATTTCAGCAATGCAGTCTGCTGGGCTCAGTGTTCGTGGAGTGCCGGCTGCGGCCGCTCGAGTTCGACGAAGTGGATTTCACGCTTGCCGTATTGGGCGGCAACGATCTTCGCGGTGTCGACTTGAGCGGTTGTCGGCTCCGGGAGACCAGCCTGGTGGAGGCTGATCTGCGCAAATGCTCGCTGCGCGGCGCCGACCTCACCGGTGCGCGGACCATCGGTACCAGGCTGGATGATGCCGATCTGCGGGGCGCGAGCCTGGATCCAACGCTGTGGCAAACCGCGTCGCTGGCGGGTGCGCGCATCGATGTTCCGCAAGCGCTGGCTTTTGCGCTGGCGCACGGGCTTCGGTTGGACGCGTGA
- a CDS encoding FHA domain-containing protein — protein sequence MSSPAAPVLTVRSGSSHGSFGAGPDVVVGCDLHADLRVAHPLVARAHILLRFERGRWVAVDNDSPNGMFLDGQRVQEIDIQDGQTLNIGKPDGPRVTFEVGHHQRIISLLRPTNT from the coding sequence ATGAGCAGCCCCGCCGCGCCCGTGCTGACGGTCCGGTCAGGCAGCTCGCATGGCAGCTTCGGGGCTGGCCCCGACGTGGTGGTGGGCTGCGACCTGCACGCCGACCTGCGCGTCGCGCACCCATTGGTCGCACGCGCACACATTCTGTTGCGATTCGAGCGTGGCCGCTGGGTCGCGGTCGACAACGATTCGCCGAATGGGATGTTCCTCGATGGCCAGCGAGTCCAGGAAATCGACATCCAGGATGGCCAGACCCTCAACATTGGAAAGCCCGACGGGCCGCGGGTCACCTTCGAGGTCGGACACCACCAGCGGATCATCAGTCTGCTGCGGCCGACGAACACGTAG
- a CDS encoding ATP-binding cassette domain-containing protein: MTPPPPPALTVGYEGATRTFAAGHDVVVGRDLRADIRITHPLISRAHLVLRFDQGRWLAIDNNSLNGTFCNGQRVPVVDIRDGQSVNIGNPDGPCLVFEIGRYAGVAGRPPQTESMRINAPANQTAAPPGPAETRQPPRTSAPPPPTYPGAPQRPPSTTVQPVHPGSPRQPRYPARPAPPPSTVAPRPPMPGQPPPTSAHPTPPAQAPAPSAKPPEVTNLATKMFGALLQSRSGAHRVPAGSVTIGRANDNDIVIQDVLASRHHAFLIQTPTGTEIRDAHSVNGTFVNGVRVGSATLTEADVVTIGNVDLVFTGDTLVRRTEADTRAGGLEVSSVCFTVENDKQLLDHISLTARPGTLTAIIGGSGAGKTTLSRLIAGYTSPSSGTVTFEGHNLHAEYASMRSRIGMVPQDDVVHRQLTINQALGYAAELRLPPDTTKEDRAQVVAQVLEELDLTKHADTRVDKLSGGQRKRASVALELLTGPSLLILDEPTTGLDPALDRQVMMMLRQLADAGRVVLVVTHSVSYLDVCDQLLLLAPGGKTAFLGPPDQIGAAMGTNNWADIFTKVGADPDEANRRFLAANRPPPPAPGQSRPASVAESTPTNVIRQFATVARRQIRLVVSDRGYTVFLAILPFLIGVLTLTVRGKTGFDIADPHSNAPNQPGQILVMLNVGAVFMGTALTIRDLVGERPIFRREQAVGLSTWAYLAAKIVVFCVFATVQAAIATTIAVVGWGQPIANAVLLGNSSFELFVTVAATCVASAILGMALSALARSQDQIMPMLVIAIMSQLVFSGGMIWVTNRFLLDQLSWATPARWGYAAASSTIDVHRLTPGPTSPKDQHWDHTKSAWLFDMSMLGVLCIAYITILWWKIRLKRR, translated from the coding sequence ATGACTCCGCCCCCGCCACCAGCGCTTACCGTTGGCTACGAAGGCGCTACGCGTACGTTCGCGGCGGGGCATGACGTGGTGGTCGGACGCGACCTGCGGGCCGACATACGTATCACCCATCCGCTGATTTCGCGGGCACACCTCGTGCTGCGCTTCGATCAGGGGCGCTGGCTGGCGATCGACAACAATTCGCTGAATGGGACGTTCTGCAACGGCCAACGGGTGCCGGTAGTCGACATTCGTGACGGCCAGAGCGTGAACATCGGAAATCCCGACGGGCCGTGCCTGGTCTTTGAGATCGGGCGATATGCCGGAGTGGCCGGGCGCCCACCGCAGACCGAGTCGATGCGCATCAATGCGCCGGCAAATCAGACGGCCGCGCCGCCTGGGCCAGCGGAAACCCGCCAGCCACCGCGGACGTCCGCACCACCGCCGCCAACATATCCCGGTGCGCCCCAACGCCCACCAAGCACCACGGTGCAGCCCGTGCACCCGGGCAGCCCACGACAGCCCAGGTATCCCGCGCGCCCCGCTCCCCCGCCCTCCACCGTGGCACCCCGCCCGCCGATGCCCGGCCAGCCGCCCCCCACGTCAGCCCATCCCACACCGCCAGCCCAGGCACCCGCTCCCAGCGCCAAACCGCCTGAGGTGACGAACCTCGCGACGAAGATGTTCGGTGCCCTCCTGCAGTCGCGGTCCGGGGCCCATCGGGTGCCTGCCGGCTCCGTCACGATCGGCCGTGCCAACGACAACGACATTGTCATCCAGGACGTCCTGGCCTCGCGGCACCACGCCTTCCTCATTCAGACACCGACGGGCACCGAGATCCGTGACGCCCACAGCGTCAATGGAACTTTCGTCAATGGGGTTCGGGTCGGGTCTGCGACATTGACCGAGGCCGATGTGGTCACGATCGGCAACGTCGACCTGGTGTTCACCGGCGACACCCTGGTCCGCCGCACGGAGGCCGACACTCGCGCTGGCGGTCTCGAGGTCAGCTCGGTCTGCTTCACCGTCGAAAATGACAAGCAGCTGCTCGACCACATCTCGCTGACCGCCCGACCGGGAACGCTAACCGCCATCATCGGCGGGTCCGGGGCGGGCAAGACCACGCTGTCGCGGCTCATCGCCGGCTATACCAGCCCCAGCTCTGGCACGGTGACCTTCGAGGGGCACAACCTCCACGCCGAGTACGCGTCCATGCGCAGCAGGATCGGCATGGTCCCCCAGGACGACGTCGTCCACCGCCAGCTGACCATCAACCAAGCCCTCGGCTACGCGGCCGAACTGCGCCTGCCGCCAGACACCACGAAAGAAGACCGAGCGCAGGTCGTGGCCCAGGTGCTCGAAGAACTCGACCTCACCAAGCATGCCGACACCCGCGTCGACAAGCTCTCCGGCGGTCAGCGCAAACGCGCTTCGGTGGCGCTCGAGCTACTCACCGGACCGTCCCTGCTGATCCTCGATGAGCCAACAACCGGCTTGGACCCGGCGCTGGACCGGCAGGTGATGATGATGCTGCGGCAGTTGGCCGACGCCGGCCGCGTGGTGTTGGTGGTTACCCACTCTGTGTCCTACCTCGACGTGTGCGATCAGCTGCTGCTGCTGGCACCCGGTGGCAAGACGGCATTCCTGGGCCCGCCCGACCAGATCGGTGCGGCCATGGGAACCAACAACTGGGCCGACATCTTCACCAAAGTGGGCGCCGACCCCGACGAGGCAAACCGCCGTTTCCTTGCCGCAAACCGGCCGCCGCCGCCGGCCCCCGGACAGTCCCGCCCGGCTAGCGTGGCCGAATCGACGCCCACCAACGTGATTCGGCAGTTCGCGACTGTCGCTCGCCGGCAGATTCGACTGGTCGTCTCCGACCGCGGCTACACCGTGTTCCTCGCGATCCTTCCGTTCCTCATTGGCGTCTTGACGCTCACCGTTCGCGGCAAGACCGGATTCGACATCGCCGACCCGCACAGCAATGCACCCAACCAGCCCGGACAGATCCTGGTGATGCTCAACGTCGGCGCGGTGTTCATGGGTACCGCGCTGACCATCCGCGACCTCGTCGGCGAACGTCCCATTTTCCGGCGGGAGCAGGCCGTCGGCCTGTCGACCTGGGCCTACCTGGCCGCCAAGATCGTCGTGTTCTGCGTGTTCGCGACGGTGCAAGCAGCGATCGCCACGACCATCGCCGTCGTCGGGTGGGGCCAACCAATCGCCAATGCGGTGCTGCTGGGCAACTCCAGTTTCGAGCTGTTCGTCACCGTGGCCGCGACCTGTGTGGCCTCGGCAATCCTCGGCATGGCGCTGTCGGCACTGGCACGCTCCCAGGATCAGATCATGCCCATGCTGGTGATCGCCATCATGTCGCAGTTGGTCTTCTCCGGCGGGATGATCTGGGTGACCAACCGGTTCTTGCTGGACCAATTATCGTGGGCCACGCCAGCGCGCTGGGGCTATGCGGCGGCATCGTCAACGATCGACGTTCACCGCCTAACACCCGGCCCGACCAGCCCGAAAGACCAGCATTGGGACCATACGAAGAGCGCGTGGTTGTTCGACATGAGCATGCTCGGGGTCCTCTGCATCGCGTATATCACCATCCTGTGGTGGAAGATTCGACTCAAGCGCCGCTGA